Proteins encoded by one window of Helicobacter kayseriensis:
- a CDS encoding dicarboxylate/amino acid:cation symporter, producing the protein MTLFLQNFFLLSSWGTLLALCVLACIFLLLRQVRKYLSFSQRMFLGLLCGVGFGFGMQYFAGFPQKGVSELSNALIWYSQTYAWINFLSAIFVNFLKLIVVPIVLIGILYVILNLRSDIKLSSMFSRSLFWLLLTTGIASGIAVLLGTYYALGEGFLLDGSKEIREVQGLDQILLGLMPSNIIETMAKNAVVGVVIFAMIFALSIRSVGDEHPFYQSFVRCVDFLHQVMMKIAMLVIEFMPYAVVTMISGVLMRYGIEAVSPVLKFIALIYLSALCVFVVHAIVLSLHGLNPLLYFKKAIPALMMAFTSRSSVATLPVTIDVLEKRMGVSSMSSSFVATLATTIGANGCAGYFGGLVGVFAFHALGIEVGLVQGIMIVLLSMVASIGVAGIPGIATMVASIVLTGLGMGEHFGILAIVLAIDPIMDMARTMSNVSGGMIASIAVDKELGMLDEEKYKS; encoded by the coding sequence ATGACTTTGTTTTTACAAAACTTTTTTTTACTTTCATCGTGGGGAACTTTACTTGCACTATGTGTTTTGGCTTGTATTTTTTTGTTGCTTAGGCAGGTTAGGAAATATTTAAGTTTTTCTCAAAGAATGTTTTTGGGACTTTTATGTGGAGTGGGATTTGGATTTGGGATGCAATATTTTGCAGGATTTCCACAAAAAGGTGTATCTGAACTCTCAAATGCATTGATTTGGTATAGCCAAACTTATGCGTGGATAAATTTTCTTTCTGCAATCTTTGTCAATTTCTTAAAGCTCATTGTCGTGCCAATTGTTTTGATTGGTATTTTGTATGTCATCTTGAATCTAAGAAGTGATATTAAACTTTCCTCAATGTTTTCTCGTAGTCTTTTTTGGCTTTTATTAACAACTGGGATTGCTTCTGGGATCGCAGTTTTGTTGGGGACTTATTATGCTTTGGGTGAAGGATTTTTGCTTGATGGATCAAAAGAGATTAGAGAAGTTCAAGGGCTAGATCAAATTTTGTTGGGGCTTATGCCAAGCAATATCATTGAGACAATGGCAAAAAATGCTGTTGTAGGTGTTGTGATTTTTGCGATGATTTTTGCCTTAAGTATTCGATCTGTGGGAGATGAACATCCTTTTTATCAATCATTTGTAAGATGTGTTGATTTTTTGCATCAAGTGATGATGAAGATTGCAATGCTTGTGATTGAATTTATGCCATATGCTGTAGTCACAATGATTTCAGGAGTTTTGATGAGATATGGTATTGAGGCTGTTTCTCCTGTTTTGAAATTTATCGCTTTGATTTATCTCAGTGCTCTTTGTGTGTTTGTTGTGCATGCTATTGTGTTGTCTTTGCATGGATTAAATCCACTGCTTTATTTTAAAAAGGCTATCCCTGCGCTTATGATGGCTTTCACTTCAAGATCAAGTGTTGCCACTCTTCCTGTAACGATTGATGTGCTTGAGAAGAGAATGGGTGTGAGTTCTATGAGCTCTTCTTTTGTCGCAACTTTGGCGACAACAATTGGTGCAAATGGGTGTGCAGGATATTTTGGCGGACTTGTAGGCGTTTTTGCTTTTCATGCTTTGGGTATTGAGGTGGGGTTGGTTCAGGGGATCATGATCGTGCTTTTATCTATGGTTGCTTCTATTGGTGTGGCTGGGATTCCAGGGATTGCGACAATGGTGGCTTCGATTGTTTTGACAGGTCTTGGTATGGGTGAGCATTTTGGGATTTTGGCAATTGTTTTGGCGATTGATCCGATTATGGATATGGCAAGAACGATGAGCAATGTCAGCGGAGGGATGATTGCAAGTATTGCCGTGGATAAAGAGCTTGGAATGCTAGATGAGGAGAAATATAAAAGCTAG